The following proteins come from a genomic window of Tepidiforma thermophila:
- a CDS encoding SIR2 family NAD-dependent protein deacylase, with the protein MEIALETTIQQVAGWLRDSRSTVVLTGAGISTESGIPDFRGPNGLWTKNPGAEKAATLQTYLADREVRVRAWRSRVEGGLWTEAEPNAGHHALAELERKGKLDLLITQNIDSLHLKAGSSMERMVEIHGNLREYVCMGCGERGPIERVLERVRAGEEDPPCRRCGGILKSATISFGQNLVAEDYARSERAASRCELFMAIGTSLTVYPVAYLPEVALRNGARLVIINAQETPYDELAHAVIREPIGQVLPRIVAAV; encoded by the coding sequence GTGGAAATCGCGCTTGAGACGACCATCCAGCAGGTGGCCGGCTGGCTGCGCGACAGCCGGTCGACCGTGGTGCTGACGGGGGCCGGCATCAGCACGGAATCGGGCATCCCGGATTTCCGGGGGCCGAACGGGCTCTGGACGAAGAACCCCGGCGCGGAGAAGGCGGCGACGCTCCAGACCTACCTCGCGGACCGGGAGGTGCGGGTGCGTGCATGGCGGAGCCGGGTCGAGGGCGGCCTCTGGACCGAGGCGGAGCCGAACGCGGGACACCACGCGCTGGCGGAGCTGGAGCGGAAGGGGAAGCTCGACCTGCTGATTACGCAGAACATCGACAGCCTCCACCTGAAGGCGGGCAGCTCGATGGAGCGGATGGTGGAGATCCACGGGAACCTGCGCGAGTACGTCTGTATGGGGTGCGGCGAGCGGGGGCCGATCGAGCGGGTGCTGGAGCGCGTCCGGGCGGGGGAGGAGGACCCGCCCTGCCGGCGGTGCGGCGGCATCCTGAAGTCGGCCACGATTTCGTTCGGGCAGAACCTCGTGGCGGAGGACTACGCGCGCTCGGAGCGGGCGGCGAGCCGGTGCGAGCTGTTCATGGCGATTGGCACGTCGCTGACGGTGTACCCGGTGGCCTACCTGCCCGAGGTGGCGCTCAGGAACGGCGCGCGGCTCGTGATTATCAACGCGCAGGAGACGCCGTACGACGAGCTGGCGCACGCCGTCATCCGGGAGCCGATTGGGCAGGTGCTGCCGCGGATCGTGGCTGCGGTCTAA
- a CDS encoding vWA domain-containing protein, with translation MADPIPDLAGASPAARAAALQADLEALYRSWGILDLVGETVDTLPPEWLRILNIARTLREGLPLPGVDLPEQTRRLVQPARPEYQVIERRERKHRIVYPVQPDTRIQPLRHIDDLPQVTMPDLLLRDLDPAIFEFRLLSGDINALYHVDPGPAEEEYDDIREERVLVSPPAGRRRQRVYVLMDVSNSMRDANKLLFAKALVLAYLITACEERAQLFFRTFANRIHPRTDCLAPADFPALARRVLQVTPDGSTDIRSALATVVGDISDLDGVGPGRAAFETSPTELLLISDCESYAIPTIPRGIRMHTIHLVGGPMPKSYAPSFEQIREASATFTEIDTTRLVMPGLTRERWLLQQDGRRGPPAADALAPGRRADDRLERRNALLRAYERMAEHPGAPRGHAGAASGRGAGFGLRFSLRRLLRRYAAALRRLRRQLIPRRSAAPAGLAPAGPITFRPRR, from the coding sequence GTGGCTGACCCCATCCCCGACCTCGCCGGCGCCTCCCCCGCTGCCCGGGCCGCAGCCCTCCAGGCCGACCTCGAGGCCCTCTACCGCTCCTGGGGTATCCTCGACCTCGTCGGCGAAACCGTCGATACCCTCCCCCCCGAGTGGCTCCGCATCCTCAACATCGCCCGCACCCTCCGCGAGGGGCTCCCCCTTCCCGGCGTCGACCTCCCCGAGCAGACCCGCCGCCTCGTCCAGCCCGCACGGCCCGAGTACCAGGTCATCGAGCGGCGCGAACGGAAACACCGCATCGTCTACCCCGTCCAGCCCGATACCCGCATCCAGCCGCTGCGCCACATCGACGACCTCCCCCAGGTCACCATGCCCGACCTCCTCCTTCGGGACCTGGACCCCGCAATCTTCGAGTTCCGCCTCCTCTCCGGCGATATCAACGCCCTCTACCACGTCGACCCGGGCCCGGCCGAAGAGGAGTACGACGACATCCGCGAAGAGCGCGTCCTCGTTTCGCCGCCGGCCGGGCGCCGCCGCCAGCGCGTCTACGTCCTCATGGATGTCTCGAACTCCATGCGCGATGCCAACAAGCTCCTGTTCGCCAAGGCCCTCGTCCTCGCCTACCTCATCACCGCCTGCGAGGAGCGCGCGCAGCTCTTCTTCCGCACCTTCGCCAACCGCATCCACCCCCGGACCGATTGCCTGGCTCCTGCCGATTTCCCGGCACTCGCCCGCCGCGTGCTCCAGGTCACGCCCGACGGTTCGACCGACATCCGCTCCGCCCTTGCGACCGTCGTCGGTGATATTTCCGACCTCGACGGCGTGGGCCCCGGCCGCGCCGCCTTCGAAACCTCGCCCACCGAGCTCCTCCTCATCTCCGACTGCGAGTCCTACGCCATCCCCACCATCCCGCGCGGCATCCGCATGCACACCATCCACCTCGTCGGCGGCCCCATGCCGAAGAGCTACGCGCCCAGCTTCGAACAGATCCGCGAGGCCAGCGCCACCTTCACCGAGATCGATACCACCCGGCTCGTCATGCCCGGGCTGACCCGGGAGCGCTGGCTCCTCCAGCAGGATGGCCGGCGCGGCCCGCCCGCCGCCGATGCGCTCGCCCCCGGCCGGCGCGCCGACGACCGCCTCGAGCGGCGCAATGCCCTCCTCCGCGCCTACGAACGCATGGCCGAGCATCCCGGCGCGCCGCGTGGACATGCCGGCGCTGCTTCCGGCCGGGGTGCCGGCTTCGGCCTCCGCTTCTCGCTCCGCAGGCTGCTCCGCCGCTACGCCGCCGCCCTCCGCCGCCTCCGCCGCCAGCTCATCCCCCGGCGCAGCGCGGCCCCCGCCGGCCTTGCCCCCGCCGGCCCTATCACCTTCCGCCCCCGCCGCTAA
- a CDS encoding serine hydrolase domain-containing protein has product MAVLETSSPTDLGLDPERLGYLDEHLRRYVDSGRLAGTLVLVARGGEVGHLAAYGLADRERNVPMREDTLFRIYSMTKPLTSVALMQLYERGLVQLDDPVAKYIPEWADLRVYVMGMGPTLVTKPASRPMTVRDLLTHQSGLTYGFLERTNVDAMYRERKIGMAEVNGTLRGMVEQLAELPLEFSPGEHWNYSVSTDVCGYLVEVISGERFDRYLERHILAPLGMRDTAFWVPPEKRERFAACYGLGAKGIRLIDDPAESAYLREPTFFSGGGGLVSTAGDYFRFCQALLNDGELDGVRIIGRKTLELMTQNHLPEGKDLASHALGRWAETTFAGIGFGLGFSVTLDPAKAQISGTPGEYSWGGAASTTFWIDPLEDLVVIFMTQLMPSNAYNIRRELRAIVYSALTE; this is encoded by the coding sequence ATGGCCGTCCTCGAAACATCGTCGCCGACCGACCTGGGGCTGGACCCGGAACGGCTGGGCTACCTCGATGAGCACCTGCGCCGGTACGTCGATTCGGGGCGGCTGGCGGGCACGCTGGTGCTGGTGGCGCGCGGGGGCGAGGTTGGGCACCTCGCGGCCTACGGGCTCGCCGACCGCGAACGGAACGTGCCGATGCGGGAGGACACGCTCTTCCGCATTTACTCGATGACGAAGCCGCTCACCTCGGTGGCGCTGATGCAGCTGTACGAGCGGGGGCTGGTGCAGCTCGACGACCCGGTGGCGAAGTACATCCCGGAGTGGGCCGACCTGCGGGTGTACGTGATGGGCATGGGGCCGACGCTGGTGACGAAGCCGGCCAGCCGGCCGATGACCGTGCGCGACCTGCTGACCCACCAGAGCGGGCTGACCTACGGCTTCCTCGAGCGGACGAACGTGGATGCGATGTACCGGGAGCGGAAGATCGGGATGGCGGAGGTGAACGGCACGCTGCGGGGGATGGTGGAGCAGCTGGCTGAGCTGCCGCTGGAGTTTTCGCCGGGCGAGCACTGGAACTACTCGGTCTCGACCGATGTGTGCGGCTACCTCGTGGAGGTGATCAGCGGGGAGCGGTTCGACCGGTACCTGGAGCGGCACATCCTCGCGCCGCTGGGGATGCGCGACACGGCCTTCTGGGTGCCGCCGGAGAAGCGGGAGCGGTTCGCGGCCTGCTACGGCCTGGGGGCGAAGGGGATCCGGCTGATCGACGACCCGGCGGAGAGCGCGTACCTGCGGGAGCCCACCTTCTTCTCGGGCGGGGGCGGCCTGGTATCGACGGCCGGAGACTACTTTCGCTTCTGCCAGGCCTTGCTGAACGACGGGGAGCTCGACGGCGTGCGCATCATCGGGCGGAAGACGCTGGAGCTGATGACGCAGAACCACCTGCCGGAGGGGAAGGACCTGGCGAGCCATGCGCTCGGGCGGTGGGCCGAGACGACGTTTGCCGGCATCGGGTTCGGGCTCGGCTTTTCGGTGACGCTCGATCCGGCTAAGGCGCAAATCTCGGGCACGCCGGGCGAATACTCGTGGGGCGGCGCGGCCAGCACGACGTTCTGGATCGACCCGCTGGAGGACCTGGTCGTCATCTTTATGACGCAGCTGATGCCCTCGAACGCGTACAACATCCGGCGGGAGCTGCGGGCGATCGTCTACTCGGCGCTGACGGAGTAG
- a CDS encoding DUF6941 family protein: protein MAEATHAAADHGPYLEHAVLCERVLEERDGVLSLVRLVDRLEVTIPGPAGAAGPAALAPVQLFAVVGFKSGQARGRHQLRLTLERPDGLRRLLAELPLLFEGEDRGARAIVGVGFSLELEGLYWVDVQLDERWFTRMPLRVVYLAYRTG, encoded by the coding sequence GTGGCAGAGGCGACGCATGCCGCCGCGGACCATGGGCCGTATCTCGAACATGCCGTGCTCTGCGAGCGTGTCCTCGAAGAGCGCGACGGCGTGCTCAGCCTGGTCCGCCTCGTAGACCGCCTGGAGGTGACCATCCCGGGTCCGGCGGGAGCGGCCGGCCCGGCAGCACTCGCCCCGGTGCAGCTCTTCGCGGTCGTCGGGTTCAAATCAGGACAGGCGCGGGGCAGGCATCAGCTGCGCCTCACCCTTGAGCGGCCGGACGGCCTGCGCAGGCTGCTGGCCGAGCTTCCGCTCCTGTTCGAGGGGGAGGACCGGGGCGCGCGCGCCATTGTGGGGGTCGGCTTCTCACTCGAACTCGAGGGACTGTACTGGGTCGACGTTCAGCTGGACGAGCGGTGGTTCACGCGGATGCCGCTGCGGGTCGTCTACCTTGCGTATCGGACAGGCTGA
- a CDS encoding phosphoribosylanthranilate isomerase has product MILRRPRVQIAGISTLADALACEAAGVDAIGFTIGLPTGPHNGLDEAGAAAIIRALPPFITPVLITYRVTAAEVVPMCREMGVSQVQLHAPAEPAEITRMREAVPGLKVILAVHVTGPEAIGLACERARHADALILDTVDPATGRRGATGRTHDWAISARIVETVDVPVILAGGLTPQNVAAAIRRVRPWGVDVHTGVERPDGTTDHGLVRAFTAIAHAAQVPVRG; this is encoded by the coding sequence ATGATCCTCCGCCGCCCGCGCGTGCAGATCGCCGGCATCTCCACCCTCGCCGATGCCCTGGCCTGCGAGGCAGCCGGCGTCGATGCCATCGGCTTCACCATCGGCCTCCCGACCGGCCCCCACAACGGCCTCGACGAAGCCGGCGCCGCCGCCATCATCCGCGCCCTGCCGCCGTTCATCACGCCGGTGCTCATCACCTACCGCGTCACCGCCGCCGAGGTGGTCCCGATGTGCCGGGAGATGGGCGTCAGCCAGGTCCAGCTCCACGCCCCGGCCGAGCCCGCCGAGATTACCCGCATGCGCGAGGCCGTTCCCGGCCTCAAGGTCATCCTCGCGGTCCACGTCACCGGCCCGGAGGCGATCGGCCTCGCCTGCGAACGCGCCCGCCACGCCGACGCCCTCATCCTCGACACCGTCGACCCGGCAACCGGCCGCCGCGGCGCCACCGGCAGGACGCACGACTGGGCCATCAGCGCCCGCATCGTCGAAACCGTCGACGTGCCCGTCATCCTCGCCGGCGGCCTCACCCCGCAGAACGTCGCTGCCGCCATCCGCCGCGTCCGCCCCTGGGGCGTCGATGTTCACACCGGCGTCGAGCGCCCCGACGGCACCACCGACCACGGCCTCGTCCGGGCGTTCACCGCCATCGCCCACGCCGCGCAGGTGCCCGTCCGGGGCTAG
- a CDS encoding gamma-glutamyl-gamma-aminobutyrate hydrolase family protein: MPPTVLLPLGAAERKSDETYIRALEAAGLAVEVVRPGGPPPPVERAAGLVLAGGTDIDPARYREPPHPAAYPPEPARDALELDLVAAADAAGMPLFAICRGLQLLNVARGGGLLQHLPELVGHGNHADAPPPGEKHRPAHTVAVETDGPLRALLGSGPFEVNSRHHQAADPARIGRGLRIAARAGDGVVEALEPDAPGPRFLLAVQWHPEDMALGPAGPMRDQARALFDAFAAAAREFAAR, translated from the coding sequence ATGCCACCCACCGTCCTCCTCCCCCTCGGCGCCGCCGAACGCAAGAGCGACGAAACCTACATCCGCGCCCTCGAAGCCGCCGGCCTCGCCGTCGAAGTCGTCCGCCCCGGCGGGCCGCCCCCGCCAGTCGAGCGCGCAGCGGGACTCGTCCTCGCCGGCGGCACCGACATCGACCCCGCCCGCTACCGCGAGCCGCCCCACCCCGCTGCCTACCCCCCGGAGCCGGCGCGCGATGCCCTGGAACTCGACCTCGTCGCTGCCGCCGACGCCGCCGGCATGCCGCTCTTCGCCATCTGCCGCGGCCTCCAGCTTCTCAACGTCGCCCGCGGGGGCGGGCTCCTCCAGCACCTCCCCGAGCTCGTCGGCCACGGCAATCACGCCGATGCGCCCCCGCCCGGCGAGAAGCACCGCCCGGCCCACACCGTCGCCGTTGAAACCGACGGCCCCCTCCGGGCCCTCCTCGGCTCCGGCCCGTTCGAGGTGAACTCCCGCCACCACCAGGCGGCCGACCCGGCCCGCATCGGCCGCGGCCTCCGCATCGCCGCCCGCGCCGGTGACGGCGTCGTCGAAGCGCTCGAACCCGATGCCCCCGGCCCGCGCTTCCTCCTGGCCGTCCAGTGGCACCCCGAAGATATGGCCCTCGGGCCCGCCGGTCCGATGCGCGACCAGGCCCGCGCGCTCTTCGACGCCTTCGCCGCCGCAGCCCGGGAGTTCGCCGCCCGATGA
- a CDS encoding pentapeptide repeat-containing protein, producing the protein MGPGKDYYAELEVSATASFEEVRAAYRRLARAHHPDVNPSAEAAERMRRINEAWEVLRDPARRAEYDRSRPAGAARAFAGSRAGRGGAAPGQGRPRARPTGTARPASRPRPAEPPPQDRPPGPGTAPRVDGSVDWYEFLGVPPGASREAIRKAIASLADELLGSDISGERLTRQRQRLREAWTILSDERLRAAYDRARAEHLAAEGANGSAPAARDDGRRMPAGYRTGPVTVGGLVLEAGARLAGADLRGADLRGLDLAGADLSGAQLQGANLEAASLRRANLRGARLDGANLRWADLSHAACEGTSFRQADLCETALAGTVFTRANLTGAVLEGAVGPGVNVEFADLARADFSGALITPALIERGKLAGTVLPDGSVRG; encoded by the coding sequence ATGGGCCCGGGGAAGGACTACTACGCGGAGCTGGAGGTTTCGGCGACGGCGTCGTTCGAGGAGGTGCGGGCGGCGTACCGGCGGCTGGCACGGGCGCATCACCCGGATGTAAACCCTTCGGCGGAGGCTGCGGAGCGGATGCGCCGGATCAACGAGGCGTGGGAGGTGTTGCGCGACCCGGCGCGGCGGGCCGAATACGACCGGAGCCGCCCGGCGGGCGCTGCGCGGGCGTTTGCGGGGTCGCGGGCCGGCCGGGGCGGGGCGGCTCCGGGGCAGGGGCGCCCCCGGGCGCGTCCGACGGGGACAGCACGGCCGGCATCGCGGCCCCGCCCGGCTGAGCCGCCGCCGCAGGACCGGCCGCCGGGGCCGGGGACAGCGCCGCGGGTCGACGGCTCGGTCGACTGGTACGAGTTCCTCGGGGTGCCGCCGGGGGCCTCGCGGGAGGCGATCCGGAAGGCGATTGCGAGCCTGGCCGACGAGCTGCTCGGCAGCGACATCTCAGGCGAGCGCCTGACCCGGCAGCGGCAGCGGCTGCGGGAGGCCTGGACGATTCTCAGCGACGAGCGGCTGCGGGCGGCCTACGACCGGGCTCGGGCGGAGCACCTGGCCGCGGAGGGCGCGAACGGCAGCGCCCCCGCGGCACGCGACGACGGGCGGAGGATGCCGGCAGGCTACCGCACCGGGCCGGTGACCGTTGGGGGGCTCGTCCTCGAGGCGGGAGCGCGGCTGGCCGGGGCAGATTTGCGGGGCGCCGACCTGCGGGGGCTCGACCTGGCCGGGGCAGACCTCTCGGGGGCGCAGCTCCAGGGGGCGAACCTGGAGGCGGCATCGCTGCGCCGGGCGAACCTCCGCGGTGCGCGGCTCGACGGGGCGAACCTTCGCTGGGCCGACCTTTCGCATGCGGCCTGCGAGGGGACAAGCTTCCGCCAGGCGGACCTGTGCGAGACCGCGCTGGCGGGGACGGTCTTCACGCGGGCAAATCTCACGGGGGCGGTGCTCGAAGGCGCCGTGGGGCCGGGTGTGAACGTCGAGTTTGCCGACCTTGCGCGGGCGGATTTTTCGGGCGCTCTGATCACGCCGGCGCTCATCGAACGGGGGAAGCTGGCGGGCACCGTGCTCCCGGACGGCAGCGTTCGGGGTTAG
- a CDS encoding AAA family ATPase — MHHRAQRPGVNRSMRDVSLLAPADGRPYVYRGEPLDVPRAIEALKGALLHVSETLPGRTQLLQQTALALLTRRHQLLISRAGTGKSLYGDSVFSQFEGDVFKAQFSQGTRLETILGGLDLKQFHEGRLWHNTAHSLVTADFAYLDEFMNANDVVLEAILGILNERRFQQGEQQEEARLHTALAMTNHLKFSAISEPILDRFMFKASIDPAGDTLNDLLIDLAYARHHGRAQPPEHRIPLAALRELTAIVLGDHPDRRIEASHDILFLKNEIIDACVARHAARQQAAGPGARPATDGYVSPRTKAACRDVLNASALLHHRDRVEKSDLAALRFVLTIIPGNDRALHDPGQDIFAEALHSTLQGYTEADLETVRELTAIAQSFHLYLHGIPIEAQPAHRGLIRFVLALIGKSSWHDVTAETFLEALRGRSIANPRVNALREEILEEVQEYAGG, encoded by the coding sequence ATGCACCACAGGGCGCAGCGCCCCGGGGTGAACCGTTCGATGCGCGACGTCAGCCTGCTCGCCCCCGCCGATGGGCGGCCCTACGTCTACCGCGGCGAACCGCTCGATGTGCCCCGCGCCATCGAGGCCCTCAAGGGCGCCCTCCTCCATGTCTCCGAAACGCTCCCCGGCCGCACCCAGCTCCTCCAGCAAACCGCCCTCGCCCTCCTCACCCGCCGCCACCAGCTCCTCATCTCCCGCGCCGGCACCGGCAAATCCCTCTACGGCGACAGCGTCTTCAGCCAGTTCGAGGGCGACGTCTTCAAGGCCCAGTTCAGCCAGGGCACCCGCCTCGAGACCATCCTCGGCGGCCTCGACCTCAAGCAGTTCCACGAAGGCCGCCTCTGGCATAACACCGCCCACTCCCTCGTCACCGCCGATTTCGCCTACCTCGACGAGTTCATGAACGCCAACGACGTCGTCCTCGAGGCGATCCTTGGCATCCTCAACGAGCGCCGCTTCCAGCAGGGCGAGCAGCAGGAGGAGGCCCGCCTTCATACCGCCCTCGCCATGACCAACCACCTCAAGTTCTCCGCCATCTCCGAGCCGATCCTCGACCGCTTCATGTTCAAAGCCTCCATCGACCCGGCCGGGGATACCCTCAACGACCTCCTCATCGACCTCGCCTACGCCCGCCACCATGGCCGCGCTCAGCCGCCCGAGCACCGCATCCCGCTCGCCGCCCTCCGCGAACTCACCGCCATCGTCCTCGGCGACCACCCCGACCGCCGCATCGAGGCCTCCCACGACATCCTCTTCCTCAAGAACGAAATCATCGACGCCTGCGTTGCCCGCCACGCGGCCCGCCAGCAGGCCGCCGGACCCGGCGCCCGCCCGGCCACCGATGGCTACGTCTCCCCCCGCACCAAGGCCGCCTGCCGCGACGTCCTCAACGCCTCCGCCCTCCTCCACCACCGCGACCGCGTCGAAAAATCCGACCTGGCCGCCCTCCGCTTCGTCCTCACCATCATCCCCGGCAACGACCGCGCCCTCCACGACCCCGGCCAGGATATCTTCGCCGAGGCGCTCCATTCCACCCTCCAGGGCTACACCGAGGCCGACCTCGAAACCGTCCGCGAACTCACCGCTATCGCCCAGTCCTTCCACCTCTACCTCCACGGCATCCCGATCGAGGCCCAGCCCGCCCACCGCGGCCTCATCCGCTTCGTCCTCGCCCTCATCGGCAAGAGCAGCTGGCACGACGTCACCGCCGAAACCTTCCTCGAAGCCCTCCGCGGCCGCAGCATCGCCAACCCGCGCGTCAACGCCCTCCGCGAAGAGATCCTCGAAGAAGTCCAGGAGTACGCCGGTGGCTGA
- a CDS encoding acyl-CoA dehydrogenase family protein codes for MDAWELELIEKVRELARGPWQERAAVYDREGRFPRENIDELLALRVPSMALAPELGGLGISAEGQMRVMEEVAYGDGSTAVALNMHVLVASFLETMPPFERRNRVLADIGKNGALICGPGSIPTGQLDNRQAGFRFRDEGDCVVMNGRAGFASMSDGAKYALMGGQMEKPDGQEPDIVIAIPELATPGIRVLGNWDAMGLRGTASHDIVAEEVRLPKSEVLIIPAMMLRMVLEAQAKVVNVQTQMRARGALGILAIWLGLAQAAFDFTVAYVKERHGYLAGPMAAIGATQPGYRADQPWAQFAIGNMDYWLETGRIVLYEAVRRLETPFESQQAFTRYLVRTVYHLRRMSEEVAAGAMRVCGAHAYVRARPLERIFRDMVGGNVMAWKTDELQHSLGLAALGREITFVGPAGT; via the coding sequence ATGGACGCGTGGGAGCTGGAGCTCATCGAGAAGGTCCGCGAACTGGCGCGGGGGCCGTGGCAGGAGCGGGCGGCGGTGTACGACCGGGAGGGCAGGTTCCCGCGGGAGAACATCGATGAGCTGCTGGCGCTGCGGGTGCCGTCGATGGCGCTGGCGCCGGAGCTTGGCGGGCTGGGCATCAGCGCCGAGGGGCAGATGCGGGTGATGGAGGAGGTGGCCTACGGCGACGGCTCGACGGCGGTTGCGCTGAACATGCACGTGCTGGTGGCGAGCTTCCTCGAGACGATGCCGCCGTTTGAGCGGCGGAACCGGGTGCTGGCGGACATCGGGAAGAACGGCGCGCTCATCTGCGGGCCGGGGTCGATCCCGACCGGGCAGCTCGACAACCGGCAGGCCGGCTTCCGCTTCCGCGACGAGGGCGACTGCGTGGTGATGAACGGCCGCGCCGGCTTCGCGAGCATGAGCGACGGGGCGAAGTACGCGCTGATGGGCGGCCAGATGGAGAAGCCCGACGGGCAGGAGCCGGACATTGTGATTGCGATCCCGGAGCTGGCGACGCCGGGCATCCGGGTGCTGGGCAACTGGGATGCCATGGGCCTGCGGGGCACGGCAAGCCACGACATCGTGGCGGAGGAGGTGCGGCTGCCGAAGTCGGAGGTGCTGATCATCCCGGCGATGATGCTGCGGATGGTGCTCGAGGCGCAGGCAAAGGTAGTGAACGTGCAGACCCAGATGCGGGCGCGGGGCGCGCTTGGCATCCTCGCCATCTGGCTGGGGCTGGCGCAGGCGGCGTTCGACTTCACCGTGGCGTACGTGAAGGAGCGGCACGGCTACCTCGCCGGGCCGATGGCCGCGATCGGGGCGACGCAGCCGGGCTACCGGGCCGACCAGCCGTGGGCGCAGTTCGCCATCGGGAACATGGACTACTGGCTGGAGACGGGCCGGATTGTGCTGTACGAGGCGGTGCGGCGGCTGGAGACGCCGTTCGAATCACAGCAGGCGTTCACGCGCTACCTCGTGCGGACCGTCTACCACCTGCGGCGGATGAGTGAGGAGGTTGCGGCGGGGGCGATGCGGGTGTGCGGGGCGCATGCGTATGTCCGCGCCCGCCCGCTGGAGCGGATCTTCCGCGACATGGTGGGCGGGAACGTGATGGCCTGGAAGACCGACGAGCTGCAGCACTCGCTCGGGCTGGCTGCGCTCGGGCGGGAGATCACGTTTGTGGGGCCGGCCGGCACCTGA